A portion of the Bdellovibrio bacteriovorus genome contains these proteins:
- a CDS encoding fimbrial biogenesis chaperone, which produces MYNKVVFAALSAVLIPAFAHAFRLSPMVVQFAPHGNKATQVLLLENQGSEKVPVQIEVFARSADAKGEEVRTKTDDFVVYPEQVVLLPGEKRNVRVTWSADLKGPDEQAYRIVASQLPVKFKEKNSAPQNQNVNLNFLLQYVASAYVVPEGAKAQVRVKEVKRIDAKKVSLLLANEGTAHKVLKAKSLSFYSGDKLLLEMATVKEFENVNLLPKSQKTLIVAVPKDVSGANLRAEISLLETGD; this is translated from the coding sequence ATGTATAACAAAGTCGTCTTCGCCGCTCTTAGTGCGGTTCTTATTCCCGCGTTTGCTCATGCTTTTCGTTTAAGCCCTATGGTTGTGCAGTTTGCCCCCCATGGAAACAAAGCCACGCAAGTTTTGCTTTTAGAAAACCAAGGATCGGAAAAAGTCCCGGTACAAATCGAAGTTTTTGCGCGCAGCGCGGATGCAAAAGGTGAAGAAGTTCGCACTAAAACGGATGACTTCGTGGTTTACCCAGAGCAAGTCGTGCTGTTGCCGGGAGAAAAAAGAAATGTGCGTGTGACTTGGTCAGCGGATCTTAAAGGACCTGACGAACAAGCTTATCGTATTGTGGCTTCGCAACTTCCGGTAAAGTTCAAAGAAAAAAATTCAGCTCCGCAAAATCAAAATGTAAATTTGAACTTTCTTTTACAGTACGTGGCTTCGGCTTACGTCGTGCCAGAGGGAGCTAAAGCCCAAGTGAGAGTTAAAGAGGTAAAGCGTATTGATGCTAAGAAGGTATCTTTGCTTTTAGCCAATGAAGGCACAGCCCACAAAGTTTTAAAGGCAAAGAGCTTATCTTTTTATAGCGGTGATAAACTGTTACTAGAAATGGCGACGGTTAAAGAATTTGAGAATGTAAATCTTTTGCCTAAGTCTCAAAAGACTCTGATTGTAGCGGTCCCTAAAGATGTTTCCGGAGCGAACCTTCGCGCCGAAATTTCTTTATTGGAGACCGGCGATTGA
- a CDS encoding fimbria/pilus outer membrane usher protein codes for MRFLIFLFSFLTILSAHGQSVRPALAKPYFVAPVILDKKAIVEVWIFPRDERRQFSIEAKPLLEALKSYVPDSTISLLKQKTSPQGVISLVDLESVGISTHFDESRLDITLAIPIKHRKKSDLDLNYIEIDDQKFLRPSGHSGYLNLRTQQSYRYGEVETEKLPLNGHLDFVENIHGYVLESMADFTEGDQYPWRRQDTRLRFDNEDKMIRYTLGDLTLGARGFQQAPNVAGLSVVREFSIQPYKTLRPLSNTEIVIKRSSLLEIYVNGFLYSQLRMAPGIFNIRDFPLATGQNSVKVRIRDDLGQEETYDFSVLFENTLLGKGIQEFSYSVGLPWTESGADRAYNDKASFLSAYHRWGVSDQATVGLNFQNYLSKTMAGGEVSGIVNWGYLSLDAGFAGQGNKTQGFAQRFRYRSLDRMYGVDLPLLFSLEAENRDEAFQAVSVSDLITNNYVQRYDTQISLRHNDGWVFGVGAGRIIYVGNAEQDNYRANLIVPLTRQARIEFGYQRSNPALPGQDQDRGLVSFNWLESQGRYSASAYYDSLNRNTNINLNRNAKYRYDDFNVLAAFQNSDSTTSGNLTAEYLAQPFSLRLDHFTSQQNSTTIHNTGLGLNTALVWAGSHVSLSQPIADSFVIVSADRLPAGQELLINPLDEKGEAQLGPRRTTVVRDMSGYYKYFINVDSTSLPIGYLLDQEFYPVQPTYRSGIAIDLNLQRRIMVRGRLVDKDHQPVAYLAGDIVNAKGELVDNTFFTNKDGGFLIDGLEPGSYKMMTGQGSWKTLEFEVADHPKNILNLGEITLEEAR; via the coding sequence TTGAGATTTTTGATTTTTCTATTTTCATTCTTAACAATCTTAAGTGCTCATGGGCAATCAGTGAGGCCCGCACTTGCTAAGCCGTATTTCGTGGCGCCCGTCATTTTAGATAAAAAGGCCATTGTCGAAGTTTGGATTTTTCCTCGCGACGAAAGACGTCAGTTTTCCATTGAAGCAAAACCTTTATTAGAAGCTTTAAAATCTTACGTCCCAGATTCTACGATCAGTCTTTTGAAACAAAAGACATCACCTCAAGGCGTTATTAGTTTAGTTGATTTAGAATCTGTCGGTATTTCCACGCATTTTGATGAAAGCCGCTTGGATATTACCTTGGCGATTCCGATTAAGCACCGTAAGAAATCAGATTTAGATTTAAACTATATTGAAATCGATGACCAAAAATTTCTTCGTCCCTCAGGGCACAGTGGGTATTTAAATTTACGTACCCAGCAATCATACCGCTATGGGGAAGTTGAGACGGAAAAGCTGCCCCTCAATGGACATTTGGACTTTGTCGAAAACATCCACGGCTATGTTTTAGAATCCATGGCCGACTTCACCGAAGGTGATCAGTACCCATGGCGCCGGCAGGACACGCGCTTGCGTTTTGATAATGAAGATAAAATGATTCGTTATACGCTAGGAGATTTAACCTTAGGGGCCAGGGGCTTTCAACAAGCACCTAATGTCGCGGGTCTGTCGGTTGTGCGAGAATTTTCAATTCAGCCTTATAAAACGTTAAGACCTTTAAGCAATACCGAGATCGTCATTAAAAGATCATCTCTTTTAGAAATTTACGTGAATGGTTTTTTATACAGCCAGCTTAGAATGGCGCCAGGAATCTTTAACATCCGTGACTTTCCATTGGCGACTGGTCAAAACTCCGTTAAAGTGCGTATCCGCGATGACCTAGGGCAAGAAGAGACCTATGATTTTTCCGTTCTTTTTGAAAACACACTGTTAGGTAAAGGCATCCAAGAGTTTTCATATTCCGTAGGCCTTCCGTGGACGGAGTCCGGTGCAGATCGTGCTTATAATGACAAGGCCTCTTTCTTGTCGGCGTATCATCGTTGGGGAGTTTCTGATCAAGCAACGGTGGGTCTAAATTTTCAGAATTATCTTTCAAAAACGATGGCCGGCGGGGAAGTGTCCGGAATAGTTAATTGGGGATATCTGTCTTTGGATGCCGGTTTTGCCGGGCAGGGAAATAAGACCCAAGGCTTTGCGCAAAGATTTCGCTATCGCAGTTTAGATCGCATGTACGGCGTGGATCTTCCGCTGCTATTTTCTTTGGAAGCAGAAAATCGTGATGAGGCATTCCAAGCCGTCAGCGTCTCTGATCTTATTACAAATAACTACGTACAACGCTATGACACACAAATAAGCTTACGCCATAATGACGGCTGGGTATTTGGGGTTGGTGCAGGAAGAATTATTTACGTCGGAAATGCGGAACAAGATAACTATCGCGCAAACCTCATTGTGCCCTTAACAAGACAAGCTCGCATCGAGTTTGGTTATCAGCGCTCAAACCCCGCATTGCCGGGGCAAGATCAGGATCGCGGCCTTGTCTCCTTTAACTGGTTAGAATCTCAAGGACGTTACAGTGCAAGTGCTTATTACGATAGCTTAAATCGCAACACCAACATAAATCTGAACCGCAATGCTAAATATCGTTACGATGATTTTAATGTCTTAGCGGCATTTCAAAATTCGGATTCGACAACCTCTGGCAACTTAACGGCGGAATACTTAGCTCAGCCCTTCAGTCTGCGTCTAGATCATTTTACTTCTCAGCAAAATAGCACGACGATCCATAATACCGGGCTGGGCCTGAATACAGCTTTGGTGTGGGCAGGTTCTCACGTATCATTAAGTCAACCGATCGCGGACAGCTTCGTCATCGTCAGCGCAGATCGACTTCCTGCGGGACAAGAACTGCTTATCAATCCGTTAGATGAAAAAGGTGAAGCGCAACTGGGTCCTCGTCGCACGACGGTGGTTCGAGACATGTCGGGCTATTATAAATACTTTATCAATGTTGACTCAACCAGCCTGCCAATCGGTTATCTTTTGGATCAAGAGTTTTATCCGGTTCAACCCACCTATCGCAGTGGTATCGCTATCGATCTGAATCTGCAACGTCGAATCATGGTCCGGGGTCGTTTAGTGGATAAAGATCATCAGCCAGTGGCTTACCTTGCGGGAGATATCGTGAATGCGAAGGGCGAGTTGGTGGATAACACATTCTTCACCAATAAGGATGGCGGATTCCTAATTGACGGTTTAGAGCCAGGTTCCTATAAAATGATGACCGGACAGGGATCTTGGAAGACTCTGGAATTTGAGGTGGCCGATCATCCAAAAAATATTCTGAATCTGGGAGAAATCACGTTGGAGGAAGCGCGATGA
- a CDS encoding spore coat protein U domain-containing protein: MIKYFIVLMSVLISGTAWAQAVCTNMQLQVNQTAFDLVSSQTVNPTLVVKANTNPGACDFFITFDYGQGTSFSSRGLRSGGNVWPFQLAKNAAGTQIIKRVGDISSSNDILSGTLTAGSNDRQVNVNYWAILDMSNPWLPRGDYEDNFTVTLYRGSPFSSYVFISSNSVRFRYRSGSRVDISLVPTGGAFNVSDTTETLNFGVLTTGATRSADAVIKYNGGYILKASSQNNGRLKHSTQNEYIDYSATFNGSTVSLSGTSSNPVQIIRELGQSPANGKRIPIGVTIGNVTGKRGGQYADTITLTVTSAE, from the coding sequence ATGATAAAATATTTTATCGTCCTCATGAGCGTCTTAATCTCGGGAACGGCGTGGGCGCAAGCCGTGTGTACGAACATGCAGTTGCAAGTGAATCAGACTGCGTTCGACTTAGTATCAAGCCAAACGGTAAATCCCACGTTGGTGGTGAAAGCAAATACCAATCCCGGAGCGTGTGATTTTTTTATCACTTTTGATTATGGCCAAGGCACTTCGTTTTCTAGTCGCGGCTTAAGATCTGGCGGAAATGTTTGGCCATTTCAATTGGCCAAGAATGCGGCGGGCACGCAAATCATTAAACGTGTCGGTGATATTTCAAGTTCCAACGACATCCTTTCAGGAACATTGACGGCGGGAAGCAACGATCGCCAAGTGAACGTGAATTATTGGGCTATCCTGGATATGTCCAATCCATGGTTGCCTCGCGGTGACTATGAGGACAACTTTACGGTGACTTTATATCGTGGCAGTCCGTTTAGTTCCTATGTTTTTATCTCTTCAAATTCAGTGCGTTTTCGTTACAGATCGGGAAGCCGGGTGGATATTTCATTGGTACCTACGGGTGGGGCCTTTAATGTTTCCGATACGACAGAGACTTTGAATTTTGGTGTTTTAACGACGGGTGCGACAAGATCTGCCGATGCGGTGATAAAATACAACGGTGGATATATCCTAAAAGCGTCCTCACAAAATAATGGAAGATTAAAGCATTCAACTCAGAATGAATACATAGATTATTCGGCGACGTTCAACGGTAGTACAGTTAGTTTGAGTGGAACCTCTTCAAATCCGGTTCAAATTATTAGGGAGTTAGGGCAAAGTCCCGCCAACGGGAAAAGAATTCCGATCGGGGTGACTATTGGAAACGTGACGGGAAAAAGAGGCGGACAGTATGCCGATACGATCACGTTGACTGTGACCTCTGCTGAATAA
- a CDS encoding HAMP domain-containing sensor histidine kinase, which translates to MKTLRRRPKRSLRTILIVWFGLFSIIPLAFVTAYSMVKYEKAIDHELSQRLSGNAREIEVVLSDLKANMQQKRDRYIRDPSLIYHMTVGDGSTIRGLSTQWIRNDNVSSLTFFDREGRMLSSVFKDDKDNVRSFMPVQDAVFLSAKYMADVKDKKELSLAETNENQKVSLIIISRVNGSGGRTVGYLEQTMALDRVFVQRLKNRLKSELIFLGDGGQVAVASHQDFYLYKKDFFRSYLRPGADPFFDLTVRNNPYGFLTYPLNWGITKFYVALGASKVEAKAVLKNVNFAFMTVVGAVIILLIVTILITSNWVLKPLYDLVDALQSFESQEQAVTIPVKNDTEIGLLTESFNEMSKKISQARGDLRKKITELEATNKELKDTQTKLVHSAKMVSLGQLVAGVAHELNNPIGFIYSNMTHLKDYSEKLIKIAEVAENEPAKLHDVKEDFEFDYIVKDLPKLVASCQDGARRTRDIVLGLRNFSRLEEAKLQEIDVHQSLDTTLDLLHGEIKNRLEIHRQYEPTPLIHCYASQINQVFMNILSNAVQAIEGSGHIWISTTALKDFKGSKDRRGWVQISIQDSGKGMSTSTIEKIFDPFFTTKGVGQGTGLGLSISYGIIQNHGGEIQVRSEEGVGTEFIVVIPVFPPLQEKNPTLTS; encoded by the coding sequence GTGAAAACTTTAAGGCGCAGACCCAAAAGATCTTTGCGAACGATCTTGATCGTCTGGTTCGGTCTTTTTTCGATTATCCCGCTAGCATTCGTGACGGCCTATTCGATGGTGAAATACGAAAAGGCCATCGATCATGAGCTTTCGCAAAGGCTCAGTGGTAATGCGCGAGAAATCGAAGTCGTTTTATCTGATTTAAAAGCCAATATGCAACAAAAGCGTGATCGTTATATTCGCGATCCCAGTTTGATCTACCATATGACAGTGGGGGACGGCTCCACGATTCGGGGCCTGTCCACCCAATGGATCCGCAATGACAATGTTTCGAGTCTGACGTTCTTTGATCGCGAAGGACGCATGCTTTCCTCGGTCTTTAAAGATGATAAAGACAATGTGCGCAGCTTTATGCCGGTTCAAGATGCGGTCTTTCTTTCCGCGAAATACATGGCGGATGTGAAAGATAAAAAAGAGCTTTCTTTAGCTGAAACCAATGAAAATCAAAAAGTCAGTTTAATCATCATTTCAAGAGTGAACGGTTCTGGTGGTCGCACCGTAGGTTATTTAGAACAGACGATGGCTCTTGATAGAGTTTTCGTACAACGACTAAAAAATCGTCTGAAATCAGAGTTGATCTTTTTGGGTGACGGTGGACAAGTGGCCGTGGCTAGCCATCAGGATTTTTACCTTTATAAAAAAGATTTTTTCCGATCTTATTTGCGCCCGGGTGCGGATCCTTTCTTTGATTTGACAGTGCGAAATAATCCTTATGGGTTTCTGACATATCCCTTGAACTGGGGCATCACAAAATTTTATGTGGCTTTAGGAGCCTCGAAAGTTGAAGCAAAAGCTGTTTTAAAAAACGTCAACTTCGCTTTTATGACTGTCGTCGGTGCTGTCATCATTCTTTTGATTGTGACTATCTTGATTACTTCAAACTGGGTTTTGAAACCATTGTATGATCTGGTGGATGCTTTACAGTCCTTTGAATCCCAAGAACAGGCTGTCACTATTCCAGTAAAAAATGATACGGAAATTGGTTTGCTGACAGAGTCGTTTAATGAAATGAGTAAGAAGATTTCACAAGCTCGGGGTGATCTGCGTAAAAAAATAACCGAACTCGAGGCGACAAATAAAGAGTTAAAAGACACGCAAACTAAGCTTGTTCACTCCGCGAAGATGGTCAGTTTAGGTCAGCTGGTTGCGGGGGTGGCCCATGAGCTCAATAATCCGATTGGATTTATTTACAGCAACATGACTCATCTTAAAGATTACTCCGAAAAGCTGATAAAAATTGCTGAAGTTGCCGAAAACGAACCCGCTAAGCTGCACGACGTAAAAGAAGATTTCGAATTTGATTATATCGTAAAGGATTTGCCAAAACTTGTAGCCTCTTGCCAAGATGGCGCACGTCGTACGCGTGATATCGTTTTAGGCTTAAGAAACTTTTCGCGTCTTGAAGAAGCCAAGCTGCAAGAAATTGATGTTCATCAAAGTTTAGATACAACGTTAGATCTTCTTCATGGCGAAATCAAAAACCGCCTTGAAATTCATCGTCAATATGAACCTACGCCACTGATCCACTGTTATGCCAGCCAGATCAACCAGGTGTTTATGAATATTCTTTCTAATGCGGTTCAAGCGATTGAAGGAAGTGGGCACATCTGGATCTCCACGACGGCCTTAAAGGATTTTAAAGGCTCGAAAGATCGTCGGGGATGGGTGCAAATCTCAATTCAAGACAGTGGTAAGGGAATGTCGACATCGACCATTGAAAAAATCTTCGATCCTTTCTTTACAACCAAAGGCGTCGGACAGGGTACGGGATTGGGCTTAAGCATCTCTTACGGAATCATCCAAAACCATGGGGGCGAAATTCAGGTACGCTCTGAAGAGGGCGTAGGTACTGAATTTATCGTTGTAATTCCTGTTTTCCCTCCTCTGCAAGAGAAAAATCCCACACTTACGTCCTAA